A stretch of DNA from Rhodococcus sp. NBC_00297:
CCGTCCGGCGCCACGGCCGACGGCCTCGCTCTCGCACTGCGGGCGGGCGCGGACGTGGCGGACGTCGAGTTCGTGCAGTTCCACCCGACCGTGCTGTTCCGCCCCGGCGGCCGCGGGCGGCTCCCGTTGGTCAGCGAGGCGGTCCGCGGTGAGGGCGCGCGTCTCGTCGACGCCGACGGCCGCTCGATCATGGCGGGCGTGCACCCGCTGGGTGATCTCGCTCCCCGCGACGTCGTGTCCCGGGCGATCGCCGCTCGGCTGGCCGAGAGCGGCGCCGATCACGTCTTTCTCGACGCGCGGTCCGTGCCCGACATGGCCCTGCGTTTCCCCACCGTCACCGCGGCCTGCCTCGCTCAGGACGTGGACCCGACGGAGCAGCCGATCCCGGTGGCCCCTGCAGCGCACTATGCATGCGGCGGTGTCGTCACAGACGAGTACGGCCGCACCTGCGTCGCCGGGCTCCACGCCGCGGGCGAGGTGGCCCGCACAGGACTGCACGGAGCGAACCGTCTCGCGTCGAACTCGCTGCTCGAGGGCGTGGTGCTGGGGACCCGAGTGGCTCGCAGCGCCCGAGACCGGGTGTCCGTCCGCTCCCTGACGTCCGGCGATCCGTCTGCGCGACACCGGGCGCCCCGGCTCGACAGGGACGTCCTCCAGTCCGCGATGACCCGTCACGTCGGCGTCGTCCGCGACGACACAAGTCTGCGCGAGGCAGCGGCGATCGTGGGAGCCGCTGTCCCGCGCGAGCTCACGTCGACCCACGACGTCGAGGACGCCGCACTGACACTGCTGGCGTCCGCGACCGCCTCGGCAGCTCTCGCCCGCACCGAGACGCGGGGTGCGCACACCCGCGCCGATCACCCCCGGTCCGACGACGCACAGCGCCGCAGCACCGTCTTCCGGCTGGCCGACGACGGCAGCCTCGCGATCGTGCGGAATGCCCGCAGCGCCGACCAGGTCGGCCCGATAGGAGTCTCATGACCACACCCGCCGCTGCTCTCGACCCCGTCGATCGGGACGAGATCCTCCTCGTCGTGCGCCGCGCGCTGGAGGAGGACCTCCGATACGGGCCCGATGTGACGAGCCTCGCCACGGTGCCCGAGGGCGCGCGCACCCGCGCCGCGGTCGTCTCGCGGGCACACGGCGTCGTGGCGGGCCTCGACGCCGCGCTGGCGGTGCTCGACGAGGTGATCGGCGACCACGTCGTGCTCTCCCGGATCGCCGACGGCACCCGGGTCGAGCCGGGTGATGTGGTGCTGTCGGTGGAGGCACCGACCAGGGCCCTGCTCACCGCGGAGCGGACGATGCTCAACATTCTCTGCCACCTGTCCGGCATCGCGACCGCGACCGCGGCGTGGGTCGACGCGGTGTCCGGCACGGGATGCGTCGTACGGGACAGTCGCAAGACCTTGCCCGGGCTACGTGCACTGCAGAAGTACGCCGTGCGTGCCGGCGGCGGGCAGAACCACCGCATGGGCCTCGGCGACGCGGCACTGATCAAGGACAACCACGTGGTCGCCGCGGGCTCGGTGGTGGCGGCTCTGCGCGCCGTCCGAGCCGCGGCGCCGGACATCGCGTGCGAGGTCGAGGTGGACACTCTCGAGCAGCTCGACGACGTGCTGGCCGAGGGCGTCGACCTGGTGCTGCTCGACAACTTCCCGCTGTGGCAGACGCAGATGGCGGTGCAACGTAGGGATCGAGCAGCTCCCGCGACGAAGCTCGAATCGTCCGGCGGACTGTCCCTGGACTCGGCCGCCGAGTACGCGGGCACCGGTGTGGACTTCCTCGCGGTCGGCGCGCTCACCCACTCCGTGACGGTGCTCGACCTGGGGCTCGACTTCGAGTGACGTTTCGCGTGAGCGGGATCCGGGCACAGGACGGCACATGACATCTGTGAGCACTGTGGACCGCGGCGATCGCGTCATCGCCCGCCGCGTGACCGTGAACGCCCCTGCCGACGACCTCTTCGCTCAGGTGGCGGATCCGCACCGGCACGGCGAGCTGGACGGCTCCGGAACGGTGAAGGACACGGTGAAGGGTCCGACGACGCTCTCGCGCGGAG
This window harbors:
- a CDS encoding L-aspartate oxidase; this translates as MTTSATPGGSVAAAPGWEAAADLVVVGGGVAGLAAAIEATRSGLSVLVLSKDAAGTATQYAQGGMAVAIGEDVEAHVRDTIVAGAGLCDEAAVRSIVGAGADALSVLTGIGARFDSGADGSMARTREGGHSVGRIVHAGGDATGREIQRALSSAAPATVNGATVLDVLVGDRGVAGVLVSLSPDDLHANLGVVHAPAVLIATGGTGMLYSASTNPSGATADGLALALRAGADVADVEFVQFHPTVLFRPGGRGRLPLVSEAVRGEGARLVDADGRSIMAGVHPLGDLAPRDVVSRAIAARLAESGADHVFLDARSVPDMALRFPTVTAACLAQDVDPTEQPIPVAPAAHYACGGVVTDEYGRTCVAGLHAAGEVARTGLHGANRLASNSLLEGVVLGTRVARSARDRVSVRSLTSGDPSARHRAPRLDRDVLQSAMTRHVGVVRDDTSLREAAAIVGAAVPRELTSTHDVEDAALTLLASATASAALARTETRGAHTRADHPRSDDAQRRSTVFRLADDGSLAIVRNARSADQVGPIGVS
- the nadC gene encoding carboxylating nicotinate-nucleotide diphosphorylase: MTTPAAALDPVDRDEILLVVRRALEEDLRYGPDVTSLATVPEGARTRAAVVSRAHGVVAGLDAALAVLDEVIGDHVVLSRIADGTRVEPGDVVLSVEAPTRALLTAERTMLNILCHLSGIATATAAWVDAVSGTGCVVRDSRKTLPGLRALQKYAVRAGGGQNHRMGLGDAALIKDNHVVAAGSVVAALRAVRAAAPDIACEVEVDTLEQLDDVLAEGVDLVLLDNFPLWQTQMAVQRRDRAAPATKLESSGGLSLDSAAEYAGTGVDFLAVGALTHSVTVLDLGLDFE